Genomic segment of Azospirillaceae bacterium:
CCAGGAACACGCCCATGGACAGCACGCTGCCGGTTTCGACCACCACGCCCTCGGCCACTTCCGACCGGGCGCCGATGAAGCAGTTGTCCTCGATGATGACGGGACCGGCCTGCAACGGTTCCAGCACGCCGCCGATCCCCACCCCGCCCGAGATGTGGCAGTCCCGCCCGATCTGCGCGCAGGAGCCGACGGTGGCCCAGGTATCGATCATGGTGCCGCGGTCGACATAGGCGCCGACGTTGACGAAGCTCGGCATCAGGATCGCGCCCGGCGCGACATAGGCCGGCCGGCGCACGATGGCGCCCGGCACCGCGCGGAAGCCGGCTTCCTTGAAGCGCGCCTCGTCCCACCCGGCGAACTTGGGCTGCACCTTGTCGTACCAGGCGTAGGTGCCGGCCGCGGGATCGTCCGGGCCGCCCGGCATGGGCCGGCTGTCGGACAGGCGGAAGGAAAGCAGCACCGCCTTTTTCAGCCACTGGTGCACGACCCATGCGCCGTCGCGCTTTTCCGCCACCCGCATCCGGCCGGAGTCCAGCCCCTCCAGCGCCGCCTCGACGGCGTCGCGGTGGGCACCTTGGGTCGCTGGCGAAAGGGTGTCGCGCGCCTCCCAGGCGGCATCGACGGCGGATTCGAGCTGGGCAGGTGTCATGGCGACGGACCGTGCGGCAGAGGGGTTGGGGCGGGCACGATGGGTCGTGCCACCCGGTGCTGTCAACCGGGGCCGTCACCCCCGCGACGCCGGTCAGGCGGACGCCGAGCCCGTCAGTTCCGTCAGGAAGGCCGGCAGATCGTCCACCTCGCAGTGGATGTGGGCCCGCGCCCCCGCCCCTCCACGATCCGGGCGGGCCCAGTCGGCCTCGCTGCGCACCCAGACGGTGGTCATGCCGAGCGCCGCCGCCGGGGCGAGATTGCGCGCGATGTCCTCGAACATGCAGGCGGTGGCCGGATCGAAACCCAGCCGTGCCGCCAAAGCCCCGTAGGGCCGCGGATCCGGCTTCGGGATCCAGTCCGCCGCTTCGATATCGAAGATATCGTCGAACAGGTCGTCGCCCAGCCCCAGCCGCCTGCACACGCGGGCGGCGTGCTTGGCCGACCCGTTGGTGTGGATCACCCGCCGGCCCGGCAGGCGCGCCAGCGCCGCCGCCAGCCGCGGGTCCGGGTCCAGGGTGCCGAGGTCGATGTCGTGGACGTAGTCCATGAACGCCACCGGATCGACGCCCCGCTCCACCATCAGACCGCGCAACGTGGTGCCGTGATCGCGGAACAGGCGCTTCTGTTCCAGCCGCGCCGCCTCGTACGGCAAGCCGAAGCGGTCCGCCACGAACTCGCCCATGCGCCGGTCCACCTGGGCGAACAGGTTCAGGGCGGCGGGATAGAGCGTGTTGTCCAGGTCAAAGATCCAGACCCGGATGCGGTCGAAGGGCGGCCGGTCGAGAAGGGGCGGTTGCATGACGGGAAAGGGGAGCCCGGGTTGTCGTGAAAGAGGGAACACAGGATTCCCCGTGCGCCCCCATAGGGATATGCCTTATACTTCAAAAGCCTCTTTCGGGGAGGAGCGTCGGATGTTGAAGCTGTTCTTGTGCGAGAACATGCACCGGTTCGTGCAACAGCTTGTGGCGTCCGGGCGCTACAGGAGCGAGACCGAAGTGGTCGAAGAGGCGCTCAAGCTTTTGCACAGGCACGTCGACAGCGAGGACATGGGCCTCGACGAATGTTGGAAGCCCTTGGCGGCCCAGGCCGCCATCCGTGCCGCGCGCAGCACCGGTGATTGCGAGCTCGACGCCTATCTGGCCCACCTGGAAGCCTCGCCTGCGCGCAGGAAGAACCCCGAAGCGCAGGCGACCGGGCGGGACACCCCAGCCGCCGAACACCAGGCCCAAACACCCGTGTTTGACCCGAAGGACCGCTGAAACGCGGGCTGCGCCCGACGCCGGCCGCAGCCTTGCCGACATGCGGAGGCTCGACGCCTCAGTTGCCGCGGATCAGCGTGCCGACCCCGCCTTCGGTGAAGATTTCCAGCAGGACCGCATGCGGCACGCGGCCGTCCAGGATCACCGCCGCCCCGACGCCCTGCTCCACCGCCGAGATGCAGGTCTCCAGCTTGGGGATCATGCCACCCGTGATGGTGCCGTCGGCCATGTAGCCCCGCGCCGCGGACAGGGTCATTTCCGGGATCAGGCGCTTTTCCTTGTCCATGACACCGGCCACGTCGGTCAGCAGCAGCAGGCGGTCCGCCTTCAAGGCGCCGGCCACCGCACCCGCCACCGTGTCGGCGTTGATGTTGTACGTCTCGCCGTCCTCGCCGACGCCGATGGGCGCGATCACGGGGATCAGGTCCGACGCGGCGAACGCATGCAGCAGCGTCGGGTCGACGGTGGCGGGCTCGCCCACGAAGCCGAGGTCGAGAGCCCGCTCGATGTTGCTGTCGGGGTCGCGCAGGGTGCGGGCGAGCTTGCGGGCACGGATCATGCCGCCGTCCTTGCCTGACACGCCGATGGCCCGGGCGCCGGCCTGGTTGATGGCGCCCACGATCTCCTTGTTGATGGACCCGGCCAGGACCATCTCGACGACCTCGACGGTCTCCTTGTCGGTGACGCGCAGACCGTCGATGAAGTTGGACTTGATCTTGAGGCGGTCCAGCATGCGGCCGATCTGCGGCCCGCCGCCGTGGACCACCACCGGGTGCATGCCCACCTGCTTCAACAGCACGATGTCGCGCGCGAACAGGCGGAACAGGCTGTCGTCGCCCATGGCGTGGCCGCCGTACTTCACCACCACCGTTCGGCCGGCGTAACGCCGCATGAAGGGCAGTGCCTCGGACAGGATCCGCGCCTTGGTCTGCCGGTCCTCGTCGGTCACGGGGGCGGCGGCGTGCAGCTTGTCGGACATGGCTCGGCCTTCAGCAAGCGTGGCGAGGTGGCGCCCGC
This window contains:
- a CDS encoding type II toxin-antitoxin system ParD family antitoxin, with amino-acid sequence MLKLFLCENMHRFVQQLVASGRYRSETEVVEEALKLLHRHVDSEDMGLDECWKPLAAQAAIRAARSTGDCELDAYLAHLEASPARRKNPEAQATGRDTPAAEHQAQTPVFDPKDR
- the argB gene encoding acetylglutamate kinase; this translates as MSDKLHAAAPVTDEDRQTKARILSEALPFMRRYAGRTVVVKYGGHAMGDDSLFRLFARDIVLLKQVGMHPVVVHGGGPQIGRMLDRLKIKSNFIDGLRVTDKETVEVVEMVLAGSINKEIVGAINQAGARAIGVSGKDGGMIRARKLARTLRDPDSNIERALDLGFVGEPATVDPTLLHAFAASDLIPVIAPIGVGEDGETYNINADTVAGAVAGALKADRLLLLTDVAGVMDKEKRLIPEMTLSAARGYMADGTITGGMIPKLETCISAVEQGVGAAVILDGRVPHAVLLEIFTEGGVGTLIRGN
- the dapD gene encoding 2,3,4,5-tetrahydropyridine-2,6-dicarboxylate N-succinyltransferase, with product MTPAQLESAVDAAWEARDTLSPATQGAHRDAVEAALEGLDSGRMRVAEKRDGAWVVHQWLKKAVLLSFRLSDSRPMPGGPDDPAAGTYAWYDKVQPKFAGWDEARFKEAGFRAVPGAIVRRPAYVAPGAILMPSFVNVGAYVDRGTMIDTWATVGSCAQIGRDCHISGGVGIGGVLEPLQAGPVIIEDNCFIGARSEVAEGVVVETGSVLSMGVFLGASTKIIDRTTGEIHVGRVPAYSVVVPGSLPGRPLPDGTPGPSLYCAVIVKRVDERTRAKTSVNELLRD
- a CDS encoding pyrimidine 5'-nucleotidase; this translates as MQPPLLDRPPFDRIRVWIFDLDNTLYPAALNLFAQVDRRMGEFVADRFGLPYEAARLEQKRLFRDHGTTLRGLMVERGVDPVAFMDYVHDIDLGTLDPDPRLAAALARLPGRRVIHTNGSAKHAARVCRRLGLGDDLFDDIFDIEAADWIPKPDPRPYGALAARLGFDPATACMFEDIARNLAPAAALGMTTVWVRSEADWARPDRGGAGARAHIHCEVDDLPAFLTELTGSASA